CGCACCTCGTCGGTGCGGGAGCTGGAGGGGGCGGTCACCAAGCTGTTCGCGCACTCCTCCCTGTACCGCCGCGAGATCAGCGTGGAGTTCGCGCGCGAGGTGCTGGGCGGCACGGCGTCGGCCGAGGAGAGCGGCCCCGGCGGCCTCTCGCCGGCCGCGGTGCGCGAGCGCGTGGCCGGCGCCTGGGGCGTGACCCCGGAGGCGCTGCAGTCCAAGAAGCGCACCAAGGACCTCACGGTGCCCCGCCAGGTGGCGATGTTCCTGATCAAGGAGATGTTCGACCTGCAGCTGGTGGAGATCGGGAAGCTGTTCGGCGGCCGCGACCACTCCACGGTGATCCACTCCATCGCCAAGGTGGAGGAGGACATGGCGGCGGACCCGGCCTTCCGCGAGCGCGTGGAAGCCCTGCGCGCGGCGCTCCGATGAGCGCCCGCCGGCCGTGTGGATATCGCTGTGGAGGGGGTGTGGAGAAGTTGTGGAGATCCCGCCGGTGTGGATGGAGGCGTGGACGGCGTGGAGAGCAGGGGGGTTCTCCACAGCTCCGTCCACAGGGTGCGGAGGGTGGGCAGGTGGGTGCGCAGCAACGGGATGGAGGGTGGGCGGGGGCAGCTTTCCACGCGTCCACACCCTCTATTACTGATACTGTATTTAATATCTCCAGGTTGGCAGGACTGCTTCCCGGTGGACAACCGTCAAACTCCAGAGTCTGGGGACATCGATGAGATTCACGATCACGCGTGAGAACCTTCAGCAGGGGCTGGGGTCGGTGGCCGGGAGCATCCCGACGCGCACGACCCTCCCCGTGCTCGCCAACATCCTCCTGGAAGCGGAAGACGGCGCGGTGCGGCTGAGCGGGACGGACCTGGACACCGCGGTTTCGGTGCGGATCCCGGCGGAGGTGGCGGAGCCGGGGGCGATCACCGCGCCGGCCAAGAAGCTGCAGGAGATCGCGCGAGAGCTGCCGGGGTCGGTGGAGATCTCCACGCAGGGCGACACCATCACCATCGCCAGCGGCCGCTCGCGCTTCCGCCTGAACGGCCTCCCGCGGGACGAGTTCCCCGCCTTCCCCAAGGTGGCCTTCGAGGAGACCTGGAAGCTCACCGGGCGCGACCTGGCGCGGCTCATCTCGCACGTGAGCTTCGCGGCCTCCACGGAGGAGACGCGGCCCATCCTGAACGGGGTGCTCTGGCAGCTGGGCGAGCAGGAGATGCGGATGGTGGCCACCAACGGCCACCGCCTGGCGAAGATGACGCTGCCGCTGGACGAGGGAGACGCCCACGTGGCCGCTGGAGACCTGATCGTGCACCCCAAGGCCCTGGGGCAGGTCCAGAAGCTGTTCGGGCCGGAGGAGGCCGTGGAGGTGGCCCGCTCGGAGAACCACCTGGGGTTCCGGACGGAGGCGGTGCAGGT
The window above is part of the Longimicrobiaceae bacterium genome. Proteins encoded here:
- the dnaN gene encoding DNA polymerase III subunit beta; amino-acid sequence: MRFTITRENLQQGLGSVAGSIPTRTTLPVLANILLEAEDGAVRLSGTDLDTAVSVRIPAEVAEPGAITAPAKKLQEIARELPGSVEISTQGDTITIASGRSRFRLNGLPRDEFPAFPKVAFEETWKLTGRDLARLISHVSFAASTEETRPILNGVLWQLGEQEMRMVATNGHRLAKMTLPLDEGDAHVAAGDLIVHPKALGQVQKLFGPEEAVEVARSENHLGFRTEAVQVFTRLIEGPYPNYEQVIPKDNDKTMVVDKAALNSAVRRMAIVASDQTHRIRMSLGGPMMKFSVQTPDLGEATEELPVEYDGEPLEIGFNAQYLLELMRYMPTDEVKMTFKAPERAATMEPVGNEDTPDYMCLVMPLRLLS